In Coleofasciculaceae cyanobacterium, the following are encoded in one genomic region:
- the acsF gene encoding magnesium-protoporphyrin IX monomethyl ester (oxidative) cyclase, with amino-acid sequence MVDSLKKPQFEEVRPGVKSPAAETILTPRFYTTDFEEMANMDISVNEDELQAILEEFRVDYNRHHFVRDEQFQKSWDNISGETRKVFIEFLERSCTAEFSGFLLYKELGRRLKGKSPVLAEIFTLMSRDEARHAGFLNKALSDFNLSLDLGFLTKSRKYTFFKPKFIFYATYLSEKIGYWRYITIFRHLQQHPENEIYPIFSFFENWCQDENRHGDFFDAIMKSQPQFLNDWRARLWSRFFLLSVFATMYLNDVQRSGFYESLGLDAREYDKYVIKQTNDTAGRVFPIVLDVEHPDFYQRLEKCVANNQKLTKIASSNSAAPIKLLRKLPYYVSNGVELIKMYLVKPIRVDNLANTVR; translated from the coding sequence CTTAAAAAACCGCAATTTGAAGAAGTTCGTCCTGGAGTAAAATCTCCAGCGGCAGAAACTATTCTCACTCCTCGCTTTTACACAACCGATTTTGAAGAGATGGCTAACATGGACATCTCTGTCAACGAAGATGAACTCCAAGCAATCTTAGAAGAGTTTCGCGTTGACTATAACCGCCATCACTTTGTCAGAGATGAGCAGTTCCAAAAGTCTTGGGACAATATCAGTGGCGAGACTCGTAAAGTATTCATCGAATTTTTAGAACGTTCTTGTACTGCTGAGTTTTCAGGATTTCTACTTTACAAAGAACTAGGCAGACGTCTAAAAGGAAAAAGCCCTGTCTTGGCGGAAATTTTTACTCTTATGTCTAGAGATGAAGCTCGTCATGCTGGTTTTTTAAACAAGGCCTTGTCTGACTTCAATCTTTCACTCGATTTAGGATTTCTAACCAAAAGCCGTAAGTATACTTTTTTCAAGCCTAAGTTTATTTTTTACGCTACCTATCTTTCGGAAAAGATCGGTTACTGGCGTTACATCACTATTTTCCGTCATCTCCAGCAGCATCCTGAAAACGAAATTTACCCTATCTTCAGCTTCTTTGAGAACTGGTGTCAGGATGAAAACCGTCATGGCGATTTTTTTGATGCCATCATGAAGTCTCAACCTCAGTTTCTTAATGACTGGAGAGCAAGACTGTGGAGTCGCTTCTTTTTACTTTCCGTATTTGCGACGATGTATTTGAATGACGTTCAGCGTTCTGGCTTTTATGAGTCTTTGGGCTTAGATGCTCGCGAGTATGATAAATACGTCATCAAACAAACCAACGACACCGCAGGCAGAGTATTTCCTATTGTATTGGATGTAGAACACCCTGATTTCTATCAGCGTTTAGAAAAGTGCGTGGCTAACAATCAGAAACTAACTAAAATTGCTAGCTCTAATTCTGCTGCGCCAATCAAGCTGTTACGCAAATTACCTTACTACGTTTCCAACGGCGTAGAGTTAATAAAAATGTACTTAGTCAAGCCAATTCGGGTAGATAATTTGGCTAATACGGTTCGTTAA